A stretch of Lactuca sativa cultivar Salinas chromosome 6, Lsat_Salinas_v11, whole genome shotgun sequence DNA encodes these proteins:
- the LOC122194804 gene encoding uncharacterized protein LOC122194804: MTSPFVKELLDYEIPNAAKLPTLKTYNGTTDPNSHIDTYEWTMTLLKLDERFWCTYFPTTLDGNTDTWFKTLRPGSISNFAQLKYLFLTKFMQSRKYKGDSHSIIRCKQKEGETVRECFTRFINTTLDVSRHDEGLIAGAFTWGLLPGPLSQKLMGKKPLTWAKLKERVERYLRQEDFRGGSRPFITKTHGKEAFSTTTQVYIVSEKQQPAKSPKNWYCDYHKSKTHETTNCSVLKKEMDEKQLKEDLVEIARSLRAKFDTENAKNMPREGLQPKEIFMIRSKRSKEERQKGTRDYQALGTYTHILCTRPPPRRMEGQ; the protein is encoded by the exons ATGACATCTCCGTTTGTCAAAGAATTGTTGGATTATGAAATACCAAACGCAGCCAAGCTACCGACGCTCAAGACATATAACGGAACCACTGACCCGAATAGCCACATCGACACATATGAATGGACGATGACATTGTTGAAGCTTGACGAGAGGTTTTGGTGCACGTATTTCCCAACAACCCTTGATGGCAACACCGACACATGGTTCAAGACGCTGCGACCGGGCAGCATCTCCAATTTTGCCCAACTTAAGTACCTTTTCCTCACCAAATTTATGCAATCACGCAAGTACAAGGGAGACTCTCATTCAATCATAAGATGTAAGCAAAAGGAGGGTGAAACTGTACGAGAATGCTTCACAAGGTTCATAAACACTACGCTAGACGTATCGAGGCATGATGAAGGGCTCATAGCTGGCGCCTTTACGTGGGGACTTTTACCAGGCCCTTTATCACAAAAACTCATGGGAAAGAAGCCTCTAACATGGGCCAAATTGAAAGAAAGGGTGGAGCGATATCTGAGGCAGGAGGATTTCCGAGGGGGAAGTAGGCCCTTTATCACAAAAACTCATGGGAAAGAAGCCTTTAGCACCACAACCCAG GTGTACATAGTGTCGGAGAAACAACAGCCAGCCAAATCACCCAAGAACTGGTACTGTGACTACCACAAAAGTAAGACGCATGAGACAACTAACTGTTCAGTATTAAAAAAAGAAATGGACGAGAAACAACTCAAAGAGGACTTGGTGGAAATAGCGCGAAGCTTGCGTGCCAAATTTGACACCGAAAACGCTAAAAATATGCCTCGCGAGGGGCTCCAGCCTAaggagatattcatgatacgGAGCAAGAGAAGCAAGGAAGAGCGACAAAAGGGAACAAGGGACTATCAGGCACTCGGTACGTACACTCACATTCTCTGTACAAGACCCCCTCCCAGAAGGATGGAGGGGCAATAA